The Gloeobacter morelensis MG652769 genome contains the following window.
CCTGCAAACCAGCGGCTGGCTGAGTTTCCAGGCCACCACCGTCACCAGAACAATATCTGCAAAAGCTGAATCTCCTGCCAGATTTCCTTGAGAGGCCATCCAGGCTATCGACACATCCAATCCAACCGCGGCAAGGGCGACAAAAGCGACTACGGAGCGAAGATGATGAGCGCTGAACATCGGTTAGCAGAATGCTTCTGCCACCATACGCCCTGCTGCATCGGCAGGCAACATTTTGCAACACCGGCCCCGCAAGAAGCAAACAGCAAAAGGTCCGACACTCCGCAAGCAGTTGCGACAGGCCCTGCCGCCTGATAATGATGACTGCATTCCAGTCCCTGTCGATGCTTGGCCCGCAGGCTGCACAGACTTTAGGAGTGGTGAGCTGTTGTTACGTTTGGAGAGAAGTATGCAGGTGGTTTCTGTAAATGTGGGATTGCCGCGCGAGGTCGAATGGCGGAGTAGACAGGTACGTACCGGTATCTATAAAGAACCTGTAACCGGTCGCGTAGCGGTGGGTCCGCTCAACCTGAATGGGGATGCCCAGGCGGATTTGAGCGTGCACGGGGGGGTGGACAAGGCGGTGTACGCCTATCCGGCCGAGCACTACGACTACTGGCAGCGCGAACGGCCCGGACAGGAGTTGCCCTTTGGGATGTTCGGCGAAAATCTGACCACTGCGGGGCTATCTGAGCAGGATGTACACGTGGGGGATCGCTTTCGCATCGGTAGCAGCGAAATGGTGGTCACCCAGCCGCGGCTGCCCTGCTACAAACTTGGGATTCGCTTTGCGGATCCGGGGATCGTGGCAAAGTTTCTCGAAAGTCGCCGGACGGGTTTTTATTTTGCGGTCGAAAAGGCGGGCGAGGTGGGGGCGGGGGATGTCGTCGAGCGCCTGAATACTGATGCGCGGCAAGTCAGCATTGCCGATTTTGTGCGGCTGTACGCCACGGGCGAAGCGCAGCCGGAGCTGTTGGAGCGTTTGCTGCAAATCGATGTTCTGCCTGAGAGCTGGCGGGAGTACTTTACTCGGCGTTTTGGTGATTAAAGCGGTGGTTTTTGCTTGAGACTTGGCGGTTGCTTAGCACGAGGGTTTGTGGGTGCGCGAGGAGAACCCCCTTCGCGCTTCCCCTCGCGCGCTTTCCCTTCCCCGCCTCGCGGGGCGTGCCACCCCCCGACACCCCCCGGCCCTACGGGCATCTGGACACGCTAGGATCTGCGCACAAAGGAGCCGAATCGATGGGCGTGACACTGCAGCTCAGTCAAGTGCAGGTGCAACCGGGACAGCGGCTGGTGCTCGAAGAGGTGAGCTGGCAGCAGTTCGAGGACATTCTCGAAGAACTGGGGGATCACCGGGGTTCCAGGTTGACCTATAGCGAGGGGACGTTGGAGATTCGGATGCCGCTGCCGGAACACGAAAAAAACAAAGTTATTCTGGGCGATCTGGTCAAGGTGCTCTTGGACGAACTGGAAATC
Protein-coding sequences here:
- a CDS encoding MOSC domain-containing protein, producing MQVVSVNVGLPREVEWRSRQVRTGIYKEPVTGRVAVGPLNLNGDAQADLSVHGGVDKAVYAYPAEHYDYWQRERPGQELPFGMFGENLTTAGLSEQDVHVGDRFRIGSSEMVVTQPRLPCYKLGIRFADPGIVAKFLESRRTGFYFAVEKAGEVGAGDVVERLNTDARQVSIADFVRLYATGEAQPELLERLLQIDVLPESWREYFTRRFGD